The genomic stretch ACTCAGCACCTTCCACATCAATTTTTATTGCTGAAATCTGTTTATCTGCAAATAAACCTTCTAATTGAGAGGAGTCGCAGCAAACACAACATTGTTTCCTGACAACAGGGGAATTTCTAAATCCAGAAACAATAGAAGCGGATGAATCGATAGGATTATCAGCATAGGACTCCAAGTCAACGAATCCCCCTTGTGCCGAAATCCCTGCGGGTATAATTGTTACATTCATCCAGTTGTTAACATTTGCTAATAATTGAGAATAACAGGAACAAGCTGTATTCGGCTCAAATCCTATATAATCAACATCACTCTGTACGGACTTCAACTGAATCAATGTTTGACCAATATTTACACCAATATCTACAAATATCTCGTTAGATGGAAGAGATATTTTTTCTATCACTTCAGACATCCACTTCTCAGATATAAAAAAATTTCCAATACCGATTTCACCCATTACCGGGACAGTAATTTTCTTGTTGTTCAGTGCTAATTTAGCATTTATATTGACTAATCTAAGTAATCCTATTTTCCTGAGCAATCGCAAAAAAAAAATATTCATTTGATTTTCCTGTAATTTTTTAAATACAACTCAACTTTCTGACTTGATGTCTCGGGCCGGATTTACGAAGGTATATGCTGCCATTAGCCGCTTTGATTGTTGATTTTACATCCTACTCGAAAAGAATATTCCGATATGGGAGCCAATATCCGGCATGGGTGGCAAAATTCAGCCAGACAAAGAGGACAGCTCCATAGCCGAATAAAATCCATACTGTCATTGTATCAGGATGATATTCTTTTCTGGCAAGAAAGGGGAGACGAGAAAAGACAACCACCTGCAACGGGGTGATATAGAGAGCTAATCTATCCACAGCTGTAGTAGCAAATCCAACCACAAAAACGCAGGCTATTGCTCCATAGGCCATCCATAACCAGAGTAATGCATTGGGATACACCTGCTTCCACTGCTTCCAATACTTGAGCAGAAAAAGTGCTGCCACAGAATTCATCGCCACTCGAATAAAAGCACCTTGGGAATACATCTGCTGCTCAACATAGGCGCTCCAGAGATGATCCACCTCCTTGGCCACCAGAGCATCCCATAATCCGGCAGAAATCAGAACGACTGCCATGATTCGATATAACCATCCGTGCCGGTAAAGAAAAATCCCTAACGGGATCATAATAATTGCCGTCTTATGAAACAGGGCGGCAACAATAATGAACAGCACATAGGAGATGAATTTGCCCTTTTCAAGATAGGCCAGTGCCCAAAAGATCAGAGCAAGCGCCACGCCCTGCCGAGAGTACCCCATTGCCACCACAACAACCAAATACGGCACCGCCACCGCAAAACCCAGCCAGGAACGATATAAGCCCCGACAAAAGACTATCAACCCACTAATGAAGAACAATCCGCAGACAAAATTAACCCCATATACTTTCCAATCCCAATGGGCCATCAGGCGATTTAACAGGATATAACCGGGATCACCTTTTATGGGGTCAGTAAATGCCCTGCCAATTTCTTGATCATAGTACCGCAGATAAGCGCCCCAATCACCACCGACCTGAAGCCTGAAGCCGATACAAATCGTAAAGAAAAGCCCCAAGAGTATCCAAGGTGGCCAAGAGCGTTCCCTAGAATTTCCAGACAAGGCCACAAAAGCAGGAATAGTGTACATAAGCCAATACGGCCACATCTCAACTTTCCTCCTGCTGTGTTTCAAGCCAAGCCTGAAACATTAAGATAGACCAGAGGGAATGTTCCTGATTGTATTTTCCACTCAAATGTTCCTGCCATTTTTTTCGAATCGGTTCAGGTCGAAAATACCCCTGTTCAGATAAACGGACAGGATCCAGCAGGTGCTCGGCCCAATCACGCAAAGGTCCACGCAACCATTCGCCCAAAGGTATGGCAAACCCCTGCTTAGGTCGTTCAATCAATTCACACGGTACGTATTTATACAGAAGCTGCCGCAAAGGCCATTTCCCCTGACCGTCACGAATCTTCATATGCAAGGGTAATCGCCACGCCAGCTCCACCACCCGATGGTCCATAAAAGGCACCCGCGTCTCAAGACTTACCCCCATAGCGGCCCGATCCACCTTGCATAAAATATCATCCGGCAAATAGGTCATGGCATCAAGATACATCATACGTTCTTCAGCCCGCTCCAGTTGCGGCCAGTTTCTTCTGTCTGTAAGTAAAGTTTCAACTCCCTGCCCGGCCAAAACGATTTCCTCTGGTGCTCTCCACTCCGAAACCAGACTCTGGTAAAAATCATCAATATCGCGAACTCCCTGTAATCGTTGCCCGAGTTTTTGCAGTTTCTCTCCTGCTAAGGCTATCGAGAATTTATGAGCAATACCCTGTTGGTGCATCAATAAATCGTTTTGAGAGGCCCGAATAAGGAGGTGAGAAAGTTGCTGACGAACGGTATAGGGAAGCCAAGCAATTTTTTGCCAGATCTTCGGTGCCCAAAGATACCGATTATACCCACCGAATAACTCATCCCCACCGTCACCGGATAGGGCCACTGTAACATACTGGCGGGCCATTTGCGCCACCAAAAAGGTGGGGATTTGCGATGAATCGGCAAAGGGCTCATCATACAAGGTCGGCAGGAGAGGGATCACATCCATTGCCTGAGCAGCAGTAAGATATAATTCCGTATGCTCAGTGTGCAGATGTTCTGCAACCGATTTTGCAAAAACTGCCTCGCTGTACCCGTCTTCTTCAAACCCAATGGTGAACGTTTTTACAGGGCTAGTCGATTGAGCTTGCATCAAAGCCGCAATCAGTGAAGAATCAATGCCGCCGGAAAGAAAGGCACCCAACGGAACATCTGCTCTTGATTGTATACGGACCGACTCTGCCAAGGCTGTTTCGAGAGAGGATAATGCATTCAGCTCGTCAAGTATTATACCTGACTCTCTCTTCTTGATCTGATCATGCAGTGACCAATACCGTTGCAAGGTCCATCCTGTATCTCTACAGGGAGCATGGGGGGCAGAGGCTGGGGCCATATATGAACCGGTGGCATCAACCGTCAGCATACAGCCCGGTTCCAGCTTATATATGTCTTGGTAAATAGAATAGGGTGCAGGAATATACAAGTGACGAAGATAAAGAGGGAGTACATCCCTTG from Candidatus Electrothrix communis encodes the following:
- the asnB gene encoding asparagine synthase (glutamine-hydrolyzing) — translated: MCGITGFLTSHLGDKYTRSLRQMTDALQHRGPDDSGSWLDQECGVGLGHRRLAIIDLSPAGHQPMHSASGRYIIIFNGEVYNHLFLRKQLETGGVQQREWQGHSDTETLLACFEAWGIQKSLQNVVGMFALAVWDRKERQLSLARDRMGEKPLYYGWCNGSFIFGSELKALRQYPGFTNAIARDVLPLYLRHLYIPAPYSIYQDIYKLEPGCMLTVDATGSYMAPASAPHAPCRDTGWTLQRYWSLHDQIKKRESGIILDELNALSSLETALAESVRIQSRADVPLGAFLSGGIDSSLIAALMQAQSTSPVKTFTIGFEEDGYSEAVFAKSVAEHLHTEHTELYLTAAQAMDVIPLLPTLYDEPFADSSQIPTFLVAQMARQYVTVALSGDGGDELFGGYNRYLWAPKIWQKIAWLPYTVRQQLSHLLIRASQNDLLMHQQGIAHKFSIALAGEKLQKLGQRLQGVRDIDDFYQSLVSEWRAPEEIVLAGQGVETLLTDRRNWPQLERAEERMMYLDAMTYLPDDILCKVDRAAMGVSLETRVPFMDHRVVELAWRLPLHMKIRDGQGKWPLRQLLYKYVPCELIERPKQGFAIPLGEWLRGPLRDWAEHLLDPVRLSEQGYFRPEPIRKKWQEHLSGKYNQEHSLWSILMFQAWLETQQEES
- a CDS encoding FkbM family methyltransferase — its product is MNIFFLRLLRKIGLLRLVNINAKLALNNKKITVPVMGEIGIGNFFISEKWMSEVIEKISLPSNEIFVDIGVNIGQTLIQLKSVQSDVDYIGFEPNTACSCYSQLLANVNNWMNVTIIPAGISAQGGFVDLESYADNPIDSSASIVSGFRNSPVVRKQCCVCCDSSQLEGLFADKQISAIKIDVEGAELEVVKAFEKIIIKNRPKLLVEILPVYTPNSSRMKRQEELESLFKEIGYIIYRINKDQEGNFRCFKEIESIGVHDRLDWCDYLFSPVNIN
- a CDS encoding EpsG family protein, with product MWPYWLMYTIPAFVALSGNSRERSWPPWILLGLFFTICIGFRLQVGGDWGAYLRYYDQEIGRAFTDPIKGDPGYILLNRLMAHWDWKVYGVNFVCGLFFISGLIVFCRGLYRSWLGFAVAVPYLVVVVAMGYSRQGVALALIFWALAYLEKGKFISYVLFIIVAALFHKTAIIMIPLGIFLYRHGWLYRIMAVVLISAGLWDALVAKEVDHLWSAYVEQQMYSQGAFIRVAMNSVAALFLLKYWKQWKQVYPNALLWLWMAYGAIACVFVVGFATTAVDRLALYITPLQVVVFSRLPFLARKEYHPDTMTVWILFGYGAVLFVWLNFATHAGYWLPYRNILFE